Proteins from a single region of Amorphus orientalis:
- a CDS encoding L,D-transpeptidase, protein MLVAGLLVAAAWTMALSDATAATVTATIDLSDQRMYVSVGKKHIHTWPVSTARKGYRTPTGSFRPTRMYRRYYSRKYNNSPMPNSIFFYGGYAIHGTTAIKSLGRPASHGCIRLHPSNAKALYDLVNANGPGNTRIRIRW, encoded by the coding sequence ATGCTTGTCGCAGGACTGCTTGTCGCTGCGGCTTGGACAATGGCGCTGAGCGACGCGACGGCGGCGACGGTCACGGCGACGATCGACCTCTCCGACCAGCGCATGTACGTCTCCGTGGGCAAGAAGCACATCCACACCTGGCCGGTCTCGACGGCTCGCAAGGGCTACCGCACACCCACCGGCTCGTTCAGGCCGACCCGCATGTACAGGCGCTACTATTCGCGCAAGTACAACAACTCGCCGATGCCCAACTCGATCTTCTTTTACGGCGGCTACGCGATCCATGGCACGACCGCGATCAAGTCGCTCGGCCGACCCGCCTCGCACGGCTGCATCCGCCTGCATCCGTCCAATGCCAAGGCGCTCTACGATCTCGTCAACGCCAACGGCCCGGGTAACACGCGGATCCGAATCCGCTGGTAA
- a CDS encoding NnrU family protein: MWIFVAGVVVFFATHLLPTAPALRERFVARLGDNGYRGLYSLVAFVGLVMIIWGYGEWRTAGPAVLYVPPLWTRHLTMLLMLPVFVLLIAAYAPGRIKARTKHPMILAVKIWAFAHLLANGDAASVALFGAFLAWGVIDRISLKRRTPAATGGGAAVVNGSARNDLIAIVGGLLVYALFVWKVHTWLIGVPVLM; the protein is encoded by the coding sequence ATGTGGATCTTCGTCGCCGGGGTCGTGGTCTTTTTCGCAACCCATCTGCTGCCGACCGCGCCCGCCTTGCGGGAGCGTTTCGTTGCCCGGCTCGGCGACAACGGCTACCGGGGCCTTTATTCGCTGGTCGCCTTCGTCGGCCTGGTGATGATCATCTGGGGGTACGGCGAATGGCGCACCGCCGGGCCGGCCGTTCTGTACGTCCCGCCGCTCTGGACGCGGCATCTCACGATGCTTCTGATGCTGCCGGTTTTCGTGCTTCTGATCGCCGCTTACGCGCCCGGACGCATCAAGGCGCGCACGAAGCACCCGATGATCCTGGCGGTGAAGATCTGGGCGTTCGCCCATCTGCTGGCGAACGGGGATGCGGCGTCGGTGGCGCTGTTCGGAGCGTTCCTCGCCTGGGGCGTGATCGACCGGATCTCGCTGAAACGCCGGACACCGGCGGCCACGGGTGGCGGTGCCGCGGTCGTCAACGGAAGTGCCCGGAACGATCTGATTGCGATCGTCGGCGGTCTCCTTGTTTACGCCCTGTTTGTCTGGAAGGTGCACACGTGGTTGATTGGGGTCCCGGTCCTGATGTGA
- a CDS encoding tetratricopeptide repeat protein — protein MTDIFQEVEEDIRRERMKSLWDRFGWVIILVAVLIVAVTAGYNGYTYFKTRAEQAAGDEFLAALDMAADGRNAAAAEALTEFADGAPGGYPVLARFRAASEQALAGNTEAAVSGFDALANDASLSNRQRDLARVRAGYVLLNGGDRTAVADRVTPVASTAGPWQNTAREILGLAAYQARDYDAAQKWFDEIDADAATTQDLRGRVQLMKELIASERATPAAADANDVSNAGAPADETASAGAEGEVSE, from the coding sequence ATGACCGACATCTTTCAGGAGGTCGAGGAAGACATCCGTCGCGAACGGATGAAATCCCTCTGGGACCGGTTTGGCTGGGTCATCATCCTGGTCGCCGTTCTGATCGTGGCGGTGACCGCGGGTTATAACGGCTACACCTATTTCAAGACCCGGGCAGAGCAGGCCGCCGGTGACGAGTTCCTGGCGGCGCTGGACATGGCGGCCGACGGGCGCAATGCGGCCGCCGCCGAGGCCCTCACCGAGTTCGCTGACGGCGCGCCGGGCGGCTATCCGGTGCTGGCCCGGTTCAGGGCGGCCAGCGAGCAGGCGCTCGCCGGCAATACCGAGGCGGCCGTTTCCGGCTTCGATGCGCTGGCCAACGATGCCAGCCTCTCGAATCGCCAGCGCGATCTTGCACGGGTCCGGGCCGGCTATGTCCTTCTCAACGGCGGTGACCGGACGGCGGTGGCCGACCGGGTCACGCCGGTCGCTTCGACGGCGGGACCCTGGCAGAACACGGCACGCGAGATCCTCGGCCTGGCCGCCTATCAGGCGCGCGACTACGACGCGGCCCAGAAATGGTTCGATGAGATCGATGCCGACGCAGCCACGACCCAGGACCTGCGCGGCCGGGTCCAGTTGATGAAAGAGCTGATCGCTTCGGAGCGGGCCACCCCCGCCGCAGCGGACGCGAATGACGTGAGTAACGCGGGCGCACCTGCCGACGAGACGGCTTCGGCCGGTGCCGAAGGCGAGGTGAGCGAATGA
- a CDS encoding PQQ-like beta-propeller repeat protein produces the protein MTVRFGGVVGLAAVLVLSGCGSVGDTVSSINPFHKKDTILPGERSNVFQSQDAPDEANVTGTAVSIGSASAMPDWPAAGGDARNNPGHVSYSGSGGRAWRASIGGGGGSIMQFANESQRISARPVVGGGFVIVYSPDATVTALSLSSGGRAWSTNLRPEKERDVATGGGAAIDGGKVFVATGYGTIAALDLNSGNVIWQEPLDVPARGSPTASGGKVFVVNQSNEVVAVNQSDGSALWTYRGIPEKAGLLTTANPAVSGDTVVVPMSSGEVMALSISEGQPKWIDSVTRSTRTLAVAGLTDVSGSPVIDGNTVFAAGVGGRTIAVSLANGERIWEQNIGSASTPIVSGNGVFVIDLDGRMVALERSSGKIAWRTALPQPGGKRKQAWNGPVLAGNSLWAISSGGDLVSVNPADGAIRAQVEPASHGYTSPVVASGTFVFVSDAGEISALR, from the coding sequence ATGACGGTGCGGTTCGGCGGCGTAGTCGGCCTCGCGGCAGTGCTTGTCCTGTCGGGTTGCGGGTCGGTAGGCGATACCGTTTCCTCCATCAATCCGTTCCACAAGAAGGACACCATCCTTCCCGGCGAACGGTCGAACGTGTTTCAGAGCCAGGATGCCCCGGACGAAGCGAACGTGACCGGCACGGCTGTCTCGATCGGCTCGGCGAGCGCGATGCCGGACTGGCCGGCTGCCGGCGGCGATGCCCGCAACAATCCGGGCCATGTGAGCTATTCCGGGAGCGGCGGACGGGCCTGGCGCGCCAGCATCGGCGGCGGCGGCGGCTCGATCATGCAGTTCGCCAACGAATCCCAGCGCATTTCCGCCCGGCCCGTGGTCGGCGGCGGCTTCGTCATCGTCTATTCGCCCGATGCCACCGTGACGGCCCTGTCGCTGTCCAGCGGCGGCCGGGCATGGTCGACGAACCTCCGACCGGAGAAGGAGCGCGACGTCGCCACCGGCGGCGGCGCGGCGATCGACGGCGGCAAGGTGTTCGTGGCCACCGGTTACGGCACCATCGCGGCCCTGGACCTCAATTCCGGCAACGTGATCTGGCAGGAACCGCTCGACGTTCCGGCCCGTGGGTCGCCGACGGCATCCGGCGGCAAGGTCTTCGTCGTCAACCAGTCGAACGAGGTCGTTGCGGTCAACCAGTCGGACGGCAGCGCGCTTTGGACCTATCGCGGCATTCCGGAGAAGGCCGGCCTGCTGACCACGGCCAACCCGGCGGTGTCGGGCGACACCGTCGTGGTGCCGATGAGCTCCGGCGAGGTGATGGCGCTGTCGATTTCCGAGGGGCAGCCGAAGTGGATCGACTCGGTGACCCGGTCGACGCGGACCCTGGCCGTGGCCGGCCTGACGGACGTGTCGGGCAGCCCGGTGATCGACGGCAACACGGTGTTCGCTGCCGGCGTCGGCGGGCGGACCATCGCCGTCAGCCTGGCGAACGGGGAGCGGATCTGGGAACAGAACATCGGCAGCGCTTCGACGCCGATCGTGTCGGGCAACGGCGTGTTCGTGATCGATCTGGACGGCCGCATGGTGGCGCTTGAGCGCTCCAGCGGCAAGATTGCGTGGCGCACTGCGCTCCCGCAGCCGGGCGGCAAGCGCAAGCAGGCCTGGAACGGGCCCGTTCTCGCCGGCAACTCGCTGTGGGCGATCTCCAGCGGCGGCGACCTCGTGTCGGTCAACCCGGCCGATGGCGCGATCCGCGCCCAGGTCGAGCCCGCCAGCCATGGCTACACCTCGCCGGTCGTGGCATCGGGGACGTTCGTCTTCGTGTCGGACGCCGGTGAAATCTCGGCACTGAGGTAA
- the der gene encoding ribosome biogenesis GTPase Der, translating into MDSGGTMARVAIVGRPNVGKSTLFNRLIGKRLALVDDTPGVTRDRREGQARIADLRFTVIDTAGLEDAGPQSLEGRMREQTDLAIAAADVILFVIDARAGVMPADQAYGELLRRSSHPVIVLANKAEGRAGDMAAMEAYSLGLGEPITFSAEHGQGLDALYDMLKAAIDALASKDPAADATEDGTPDPDAPETDAPAEDEEGPGRTRPVQVAVVGRPNAGKSTLINRLLGEERMLTGPEAGITRDSIAVDWEWRGRAFRLIDTAGMRRKAKVQEKLERMSVGESIRALKFAEVVVVTIDATVPFEKQDLHIIDLVVREGRAMVIALDKWDLVKDPEGTLKALREMATRLLPQIRGVQMIPVSGLTGRGLDRLLEAVVKSVESWSTRVSTGRLNRWFHDAITRHPPPAVSGRRIKLRYITQAKTRPPHFIAFCSMPEEMPEAYKRYLINGLRDTFDLGGVPIRLTLRKGDNPYA; encoded by the coding sequence ATGGACTCGGGCGGGACAATGGCCCGGGTGGCGATCGTGGGTCGCCCCAACGTGGGCAAATCGACCCTCTTCAACCGGCTGATCGGCAAGCGGCTCGCCCTTGTCGACGACACGCCGGGCGTGACCCGCGACCGCCGGGAAGGGCAGGCGCGGATCGCCGATCTACGCTTCACCGTCATCGATACGGCGGGGCTCGAGGACGCCGGACCTCAGAGCCTCGAGGGCCGGATGCGCGAGCAGACGGACCTGGCAATCGCCGCCGCCGACGTGATCCTGTTCGTGATCGACGCGCGCGCGGGTGTGATGCCGGCCGACCAGGCCTATGGCGAGCTTCTGCGGCGCTCGTCCCATCCCGTCATCGTGCTCGCCAACAAGGCCGAGGGCCGCGCGGGCGACATGGCCGCGATGGAGGCCTATTCCCTCGGCCTCGGCGAGCCGATCACCTTTTCGGCCGAGCACGGGCAGGGCCTCGATGCGCTCTACGATATGCTCAAGGCGGCGATCGACGCCCTTGCGAGCAAGGATCCCGCTGCCGATGCGACCGAAGACGGCACTCCCGATCCGGACGCGCCGGAGACCGACGCCCCGGCGGAGGACGAGGAAGGCCCCGGCCGCACCCGTCCGGTCCAGGTAGCGGTCGTCGGGCGACCCAATGCCGGCAAATCGACGCTGATCAACCGCCTGCTCGGCGAGGAGCGGATGCTGACCGGCCCGGAAGCCGGCATCACGCGCGATTCCATTGCGGTCGACTGGGAGTGGCGGGGCAGGGCATTCCGGCTGATCGATACTGCCGGCATGCGCAGGAAGGCAAAGGTTCAGGAAAAGCTGGAGCGCATGTCGGTCGGGGAATCGATCCGTGCGCTCAAGTTCGCCGAGGTGGTCGTCGTCACCATCGACGCCACCGTGCCGTTCGAGAAGCAGGACCTCCACATCATCGATCTGGTCGTGCGCGAAGGCCGCGCGATGGTGATCGCACTGGACAAGTGGGACCTGGTGAAGGACCCCGAAGGGACCCTGAAGGCGCTCCGGGAAATGGCCACCCGGCTTCTGCCGCAGATCCGCGGCGTGCAGATGATCCCCGTCTCGGGCCTTACCGGACGCGGCCTGGACCGGCTTCTGGAGGCCGTCGTGAAGTCGGTGGAGAGCTGGTCGACCCGGGTGTCGACAGGCAGGCTGAACCGCTGGTTCCATGACGCCATTACGCGCCATCCGCCGCCGGCGGTGAGCGGGCGCCGCATCAAGCTGCGCTACATCACCCAGGCAAAGACCCGGCCGCCGCACTTCATCGCGTTCTGCTCGATGCCGGAAGAGATGCCGGAAGCCTACAAGCGCTATCTGATCAACGGTCTGCGCGACACGTTCGATCTCGGCGGCGTGCCGATCCGGCTGACCCTGCGCAAGGGCGACAATCCATACGCCTGA
- a CDS encoding SDR family NAD(P)-dependent oxidoreductase, whose amino-acid sequence MAGSFAGRVAVVTGATRGIGWSVAEALGAAGAHVVAVGRTVGALEELDDAIQAKGGESATLVPIDVTDYDALDRLGGAIYERFGRLDILVGNAGMLGQLSPMGHIPPKVWDQVIGTNLTANWRLIRSLDPLLRQSEAGRAVFLTSDHAHTAEPFWGALAASKAGLDALVKTYANEIAHTSVRANLVDPGPTRTQFRARAYPGEDPETVAPPSGHAQAILALLTPECDANGETISLARKMADDGVLPSQRTIGLA is encoded by the coding sequence ATGGCCGGATCGTTTGCCGGCCGCGTGGCCGTCGTCACCGGGGCAACCCGCGGGATCGGCTGGAGCGTCGCCGAAGCGCTGGGCGCTGCCGGCGCGCACGTCGTGGCCGTTGGCCGCACGGTGGGAGCGCTCGAGGAACTGGACGACGCGATCCAGGCCAAGGGCGGCGAATCCGCCACCCTCGTGCCGATCGACGTCACCGACTACGACGCCCTCGACCGTCTCGGTGGCGCGATCTACGAGCGCTTCGGACGTCTCGACATCCTTGTCGGAAACGCCGGCATGCTCGGACAGCTCTCGCCGATGGGCCACATTCCTCCGAAGGTGTGGGATCAGGTCATCGGCACCAATCTGACCGCCAACTGGCGCCTGATCCGCTCGCTTGATCCGCTGCTGCGCCAATCGGAGGCCGGCCGGGCCGTATTCCTGACTTCCGACCATGCGCACACGGCGGAGCCGTTCTGGGGTGCCCTGGCGGCCTCCAAGGCCGGTCTGGATGCACTGGTGAAGACCTACGCCAACGAGATCGCCCACACGAGCGTGCGCGCCAATCTGGTCGACCCCGGCCCGACCCGCACCCAGTTCCGCGCCCGCGCCTATCCCGGCGAGGACCCGGAGACCGTGGCGCCGCCGAGCGGCCACGCGCAAGCGATCCTCGCGCTTCTGACGCCCGAGTGCGACGCCAACGGCGAGACGATCTCCCTCGCCCGCAAGATGGCCGACGACGGCGTTCTGCCGAGCCAGCGCACGATCGGTCTGGCCTGA
- the purF gene encoding amidophosphoribosyltransferase — translation MPRLYDSVAQQSAGDVDGLDDDHFHDECGVFGVFGHSDAAALAALGLHALQHRGQDAAGIVTYDGSHFHSERHSGLVGDNFSKPHVIARLPGNNAIGHNRYPTAGGSGLQNIQPLFAEFAGGGFAVAHNGNITNARSLTRQLRERGSIFQSTSDTETLLHLVATSAKKPFIDRFIDALRQIEGAYAIVGLTEKKLVGARDPQGVRPLVLGDLDGAYVLTSETCALDIIGARFVRNIEPGEIVVITEKGIESLKPFGENPARFCVFEYVYFARPDSIVSNKNVYDVRKQIGAELARESPVEADIVVPVPDSGTPAAIGFAQAAGIPFDLGIIRNHYVGRTFIQPTDAIRHMGVRLKHNANREVLEGKRIILVDDSIVRGTTSLKIVEMVREAGAAEVHMRIASPPTTDSCFYGVDTPEKSKLIAARMSLEELARYIKVDSLAFLSIDGLYRAAGEDARRNDRPQFCDACFTGDYPTRLTDHQENRTDSQLSLLAVV, via the coding sequence ATGCCCCGTCTCTATGATTCAGTAGCCCAGCAGTCCGCAGGTGACGTCGACGGCCTCGACGACGATCACTTCCACGACGAGTGCGGCGTGTTCGGCGTGTTCGGCCATTCCGACGCCGCAGCACTTGCCGCCCTCGGGCTGCACGCCCTGCAGCACCGGGGCCAGGACGCGGCGGGCATCGTCACCTACGACGGCTCGCACTTCCACAGCGAGCGCCATTCGGGCCTGGTCGGCGATAACTTCTCCAAGCCGCACGTCATCGCCCGCCTCCCCGGCAACAACGCGATCGGCCACAACCGGTATCCGACGGCCGGCGGGTCGGGCCTGCAGAACATCCAGCCGCTGTTCGCCGAGTTCGCCGGCGGCGGCTTCGCCGTCGCCCACAACGGCAACATCACCAACGCCCGTTCGCTGACGCGCCAGCTGCGCGAGCGCGGGTCGATCTTCCAATCCACCTCGGACACCGAAACCCTGCTGCATCTGGTGGCGACCAGCGCGAAGAAGCCGTTCATCGACCGCTTCATCGATGCGCTGCGCCAGATCGAAGGCGCCTATGCGATCGTCGGTCTGACGGAGAAGAAGCTGGTCGGCGCCCGCGACCCCCAGGGCGTACGGCCGCTGGTCCTCGGCGACCTGGACGGCGCCTACGTGCTGACCTCCGAGACCTGCGCCCTCGACATCATCGGCGCCCGCTTCGTGCGCAACATCGAGCCCGGCGAGATCGTCGTCATCACCGAGAAGGGGATCGAATCCCTGAAGCCGTTCGGCGAGAACCCGGCCCGGTTCTGCGTGTTCGAGTACGTCTATTTCGCCCGGCCGGATTCGATCGTGTCGAACAAGAACGTCTACGACGTGCGCAAGCAGATCGGCGCGGAACTCGCCCGCGAATCTCCGGTCGAGGCGGACATCGTCGTGCCCGTGCCCGATTCCGGGACGCCCGCGGCCATCGGCTTCGCCCAGGCCGCCGGCATCCCGTTCGACCTCGGCATCATCCGCAACCACTATGTCGGCAGGACCTTCATCCAGCCGACCGACGCCATCCGTCACATGGGCGTCCGGCTGAAGCACAACGCCAACCGCGAGGTGCTGGAGGGCAAGCGCATCATCCTGGTGGACGATTCCATCGTGCGCGGCACCACCTCTCTCAAGATCGTGGAAATGGTGCGCGAGGCCGGCGCGGCGGAGGTCCACATGCGGATCGCCAGCCCGCCGACGACGGATTCTTGCTTCTACGGCGTCGACACCCCGGAGAAATCCAAGCTGATCGCCGCCCGGATGAGCCTCGAGGAGCTCGCCCGCTACATCAAGGTGGACAGCCTCGCCTTCCTGTCGATCGACGGGCTGTACCGGGCCGCGGGCGAGGACGCCCGCCGCAACGACCGGCCCCAGTTCTGCGATGCCTGCTTCACCGGCGACTATCCGACCCGGCTGACCGACCACCAGGAAAACCGGACCGATTCCCAGCTGTCCCTGCTGGCGGTGGTGTGA
- a CDS encoding CvpA family protein — protein sequence MSFTVFDGLVLAIVIISALLAMIRGFVREVLSIAAWVVAAVVAYLFHDDLVPIVQDYISQPTIALAVSAAVIFFITLIVVSFITMKISDFVVDSRAGFVDRFLGFLFGAARGVLLIVVALIFFNWLVPERNQPTWVVQSASRPTLTNLSNRLLAALPEDPEATFREAVQQRESGAPTDDNATAPTRTAPDYGNQERSQMDQLIESTGEGNANGGETAPQGQTNSESTPPAN from the coding sequence ATGTCCTTTACCGTCTTCGACGGGCTCGTACTTGCCATCGTCATCATCTCAGCCCTGTTGGCCATGATCCGCGGCTTCGTGCGCGAAGTCCTGTCGATCGCCGCCTGGGTGGTCGCCGCGGTCGTGGCCTATCTCTTCCACGACGATCTCGTTCCGATCGTCCAGGACTACATATCCCAGCCGACGATCGCGCTCGCCGTGTCCGCGGCGGTGATCTTCTTCATTACCCTGATCGTGGTGAGCTTCATCACGATGAAGATCTCCGATTTCGTGGTCGACAGCCGCGCCGGTTTCGTCGACCGCTTCCTCGGCTTCCTGTTCGGGGCCGCCCGCGGCGTGCTTCTCATCGTGGTCGCGCTGATCTTCTTCAACTGGCTGGTGCCTGAGCGCAATCAGCCGACCTGGGTGGTGCAATCGGCCTCGCGTCCGACGCTGACCAATCTCAGCAACCGCCTCCTGGCCGCGCTGCCGGAAGATCCGGAAGCGACGTTCCGCGAAGCGGTGCAGCAGCGCGAGAGCGGAGCGCCCACCGACGACAACGCCACGGCCCCGACCCGGACCGCGCCGGATTACGGCAACCAGGAACGCAGCCAGATGGATCAGCTGATCGAATCCACTGGCGAAGGCAACGCCAATGGCGGCGAAACGGCGCCCCAGGGCCAGACAAACAGCGAATCGACCCCGCCCGCCAATTGA
- the radA gene encoding DNA repair protein RadA → MAKRAPRFVCQECGAVTGRWAGKCDACGAWNSIVEEVGADPILAGTGKAPSVKGRRVQLQSLAGSDDEPPRLETGIGELDRVTGGGFVPGSVLLVGGDPGIGKSTLLLQAAARVAMGGDPVVYISGEEAIAQVRLRADRLSVTAAPVALAAETSVEDILATLSSGPRPALVIIDSIQTLYTSIAEAAPGTVSQVRASAQALIRYAKTSGATVVLVGHVTKDGQLAGPRVVEHMVDAVITFEGDGSHSFRLLRATKNRFGPTDEIGVFEMTGSGLKEVDNPSQLFLGERDTASPGAAVFAGMEGTRPLLVEIQALVAPSSLGTPRRAVVGWDSNRLAMVIAVLEARCGVRLAGSDVYLAVAGGLRITEPAADLAVAAALVSSLAGLALPSDCVYFGEVSLSGRVRSVAHAAGRLKEAEKLGFGQAVVPEAVTADSPKGLRTVAIGGLNDLLGRVFEGADLDRLRGAADDTDSSPPAGRSSDPEGRRASRHGSMR, encoded by the coding sequence ATGGCCAAGCGCGCACCCCGCTTCGTCTGCCAGGAGTGCGGCGCCGTCACCGGCCGCTGGGCCGGTAAGTGCGACGCCTGCGGCGCCTGGAACTCGATCGTCGAAGAGGTCGGAGCCGACCCGATCCTGGCCGGCACCGGCAAGGCGCCGTCGGTCAAGGGCCGGCGCGTCCAGCTCCAGAGCCTCGCCGGCAGCGACGACGAGCCGCCGCGGCTCGAAACCGGCATCGGCGAACTCGACCGGGTCACCGGAGGCGGTTTCGTACCCGGTTCGGTGCTGCTCGTCGGCGGCGATCCCGGCATCGGCAAGTCGACCCTCCTGCTTCAGGCGGCCGCACGCGTGGCCATGGGCGGCGATCCGGTGGTCTACATCTCCGGCGAGGAGGCGATCGCCCAGGTGCGGCTGCGCGCCGACCGGCTCTCGGTCACCGCCGCACCTGTGGCGCTGGCGGCGGAAACCAGCGTGGAGGACATTCTGGCGACGCTGTCGTCGGGGCCGCGGCCGGCGCTGGTCATCATCGATTCCATCCAGACGCTCTACACCTCGATCGCGGAAGCAGCCCCCGGCACCGTCTCCCAGGTCCGCGCCAGCGCCCAGGCCCTGATCCGCTACGCCAAGACGTCCGGAGCCACGGTCGTGCTGGTCGGCCACGTCACCAAGGACGGCCAGCTCGCGGGCCCCCGCGTCGTCGAGCACATGGTCGACGCGGTGATCACCTTCGAGGGCGACGGCAGTCACTCGTTCCGGCTTCTGCGGGCCACCAAGAACCGATTCGGCCCGACCGACGAGATCGGCGTGTTCGAGATGACCGGGTCGGGGCTGAAGGAAGTGGACAATCCGTCCCAGCTCTTCCTCGGCGAGCGCGACACCGCGAGCCCCGGCGCGGCGGTCTTCGCCGGCATGGAAGGCACCCGGCCGCTGCTGGTGGAGATCCAGGCCCTGGTCGCGCCCTCCAGCCTCGGAACGCCGCGCCGGGCCGTGGTGGGCTGGGATTCCAACCGGCTTGCGATGGTCATCGCGGTTCTCGAAGCGCGATGCGGCGTCCGTCTCGCCGGCTCCGACGTCTATCTCGCCGTGGCCGGCGGCTTGCGCATCACCGAGCCCGCCGCCGACCTTGCCGTGGCGGCCGCCCTCGTCTCCTCTCTGGCCGGACTTGCCCTGCCCAGTGATTGCGTCTATTTCGGCGAAGTCAGTCTGTCCGGTCGCGTTCGGTCGGTCGCGCACGCGGCGGGTCGCCTGAAGGAAGCGGAGAAACTGGGGTTCGGCCAGGCAGTGGTTCCCGAAGCGGTGACGGCGGATTCGCCGAAAGGGTTGCGGACTGTCGCCATCGGCGGCCTCAACGACCTTCTGGGTCGGGTCTTCGAAGGGGCGGATCTCGACCGGCTTCGCGGGGCGGCGGACGACACCGACTCCAGCCCGCCTGCAGGTCGATCGAGCGATCCGGAGGGGCGCCGCGCATCGCGGCATGGGAGCATGAGGTAA
- the alr gene encoding alanine racemase, whose translation MFRSPFSPAHPREQHAGARLTIDLAALASNWRMLRDTAQTAQCAAVVKGDGYGIGLERAVDALWSAGCGTFFVALPEEGMRLREVLPGATVYVLNGLFRGAEADYCEAKLIPVLGSPGEVEDWSRHARAVERELPAAIHVDTGMNRLGMTLDEAQACAGVEMPPGVAPKLLISHLACGDSPDHPLNEQQLQRFSKARELFPEVPASLANSAGVLNGPAYHFDLVRPGIALYGGACRNGVENPMAPVATLEARVLQVREVAPGDTVGYGAAQTVHEPTRVAVVSVGYADGFLRAAGSADGAPGAYGWIAGHRLPFIGRVSMDLIALDVSAVPDRIMHRGAWIELLGRHVPLDEVAGAAGTIGYEYLTDLSRRYARRYVGLDLA comes from the coding sequence GTGTTCCGCAGCCCTTTCTCCCCCGCCCACCCGAGAGAGCAGCATGCCGGCGCCCGGCTGACCATCGACTTGGCCGCGCTCGCCTCCAACTGGCGCATGCTGCGCGACACCGCCCAGACCGCACAGTGCGCCGCCGTCGTGAAGGGCGACGGCTACGGGATCGGCCTGGAACGGGCGGTCGACGCACTGTGGTCCGCCGGCTGTGGCACCTTCTTCGTGGCGTTGCCGGAGGAAGGCATGCGCCTGCGCGAAGTCCTTCCCGGCGCGACCGTCTACGTCCTCAACGGCCTGTTCCGCGGCGCGGAGGCGGACTATTGCGAGGCCAAGCTCATTCCGGTGCTCGGCAGCCCCGGGGAGGTGGAGGACTGGAGCCGCCATGCGCGCGCCGTTGAGCGCGAACTTCCGGCGGCGATCCACGTGGATACCGGCATGAACCGGCTGGGCATGACCCTCGACGAGGCCCAGGCATGCGCCGGCGTGGAGATGCCGCCCGGCGTCGCGCCGAAGCTCTTGATCAGCCATCTGGCCTGTGGAGACAGCCCGGACCACCCGCTGAACGAGCAGCAGCTCCAAAGGTTTTCCAAGGCGCGCGAGCTGTTTCCGGAGGTCCCTGCCTCGCTCGCCAATTCCGCCGGCGTGCTGAACGGTCCGGCCTACCATTTCGACCTAGTCCGGCCCGGGATCGCGCTGTACGGCGGCGCGTGCCGCAACGGCGTGGAAAACCCGATGGCGCCGGTCGCCACCCTGGAAGCCCGGGTGCTTCAGGTCCGCGAGGTGGCGCCCGGCGACACCGTCGGCTACGGCGCCGCCCAGACGGTCCATGAGCCGACCCGTGTGGCGGTGGTCTCGGTCGGATATGCCGACGGCTTCCTGCGGGCCGCCGGCAGCGCTGACGGTGCGCCGGGGGCGTACGGCTGGATCGCCGGACACCGCCTGCCCTTCATCGGCCGCGTCTCCATGGACCTGATCGCCCTCGACGTCAGCGCTGTGCCGGATCGGATCATGCATCGCGGCGCCTGGATCGAGCTGTTGGGCCGCCACGTGCCCCTCGACGAGGTGGCCGGAGCGGCCGGTACAATCGGCTACGAGTACCTCACCGATCTCTCGCGCCGCTACGCGCGGCGCTATGTCGGCCTGGACCTCGCCTGA